The Ornithinimicrobium faecis region GGCGACCGGGCTGTCGGCGTGGTCTGGGCACTCTTCCTGCCGAGTGACGACGGGGGCTTCGGCTTCGTGGACTCGCTGACTCCAGAGTTGAGCCTGTGGGTCCACGCCGACGACCGGGGCCGCGGCGTGGGCAGGCACCTGCTGCAGTCCCTGAAGACTGAGGCCGCACGCCGCGGGATCTCCGGCATCAGCCTGTCGGTGGAGAGGGGGAACGTCGCCAGGCACCTCTACGAGAGCGAGGGCTTCCAGGCGGTCCCGGGCAGGGAATCGGACGGGGTGCTGGTCTGGACCCCGTGATCACTGCGGCCCCCCCTGATCAGCGGTCAGGGCGCCATGGTCGCGGTGGCGGTGGCAGTGGCCGTGGACACGTCGCCCTCACCGCGGGTGGCACCGCCGATGACAAACTCCCCGATCACCGTCTCGCCGTCGGACTCATAGACCGGGACGCTGAACGTCTGGCCCGCGCGCTCCTCCTGCATCTTCAGCGCGTGCTCGGGGGAGGTCGGCTCGGGGCCAACCGCGGCGTTCATCTCCGCCACGGAGGCGTAGCCGGTCTGACCGTTCGTGGCGATCGCGGAGATCAGGTCCGGCTCGCCGTTTTCGTTTTGGACGCCATAGGTCTGGCCCTTGGCGTTGACGCCCCACTCGGTCACCTCCGTGCTGACATAGGCGGTGGTGACTTGCCAGCGCGCACCGTCGGCGGCCCGGATCTCGATCGTGTCCGTGCCCTCGGCCAGGTCGATGACATAGGGCGCCACCACGAAGTCCTCCTCGGTGACGCTCTCCTCACGCGCATCGCTGGCGTCACAGATCATGCTGGCACCATCGGGATAGGTGAACTCACCCGCACTCAGACAGTCCAGCACCATGGCCACACCAGTGGCGCCCGTCGGCTTCTCGCCGAGCTCGACGGTGGTGGTTCCGGCCTTCGTCACGGTGATGGGCTCGCTGAGGTGGGTCACGCGCGTCCCGCCGGGCATCACGTTCGCGTCGTTGGTGACCGGCTCTGAGGGATCGGCGGTCGCAACGACGCCTCCGCCACCAGGCCCGACCTCGGCGGTCTCGGGCAACAGTTGCGTGGCAAGCGGGACGGCGAGAGCAAACACCGCGACTCCCACGACCCCACCGACGACACTGTGGCGCCGCCGGGTGCGACGCACGCGCGCGCCGATCTGCTCGAACCGGTCCACCGGATCCATCAGGTCCGGGGGCAGGTCGCGCAACTGCTCGATGATGCGGTCGGTGTCCTTCACAGCTCCTCCTCCACAAGCACGTCCTGGCCGATGACCTCGCGCAGCCGGGCCAGGCCCTTGGCGGTCTGGCTCTTCACCGTCCCCGCGGAGCAGCCCATGATCTCGGCCACCGCAGCCACGGGCAGGTCATCGAAATAGCGCAGCACCACGGCCTGCCGCTGGCGCAGCGGCAGCTGGGCCAGTGCCTCAGCCAGCACCAGGCGGTCGGTGACCGATCCGCTCGGGTCAGCGTCGGCATACAGATCGGTCTGTATGCCGTCACTCGCCGAGGCGAGATCCGTCGGCTTCTCGCGGGTCCAGAACCGCGCCTTCCAACTGGCGTTGGTGCGCACCATCACCTGGCGGACATAGGCCTCGGGGTGGCCCTGACTGACCCGTGACCAGTGCGGCCACGTGCGCGCCAGAGCGGTCTGCAGGAGGTCCTCGGCGCCCGCCGCGTCACCGGTCAGCATCCAGGCGGTGCGCAGCAGGGACGGTGACCGTCCGACCACGAACTCCCGGAACCCGTCCGGCTCACGCATGTGGGCCTCCTTGCCTCATGCCCATCTAACCGGCTGGGTCCCGCGATCGGTTGCCCGTCAGCGCAGGTGACTGGCCCCGTTGAAGTCGACGACGGCTCCGGAGACCCACTCGGCGCCGGGCTCGGCCAGGGCACAAATGGCGGCGGCCACCTCCGGCGCGGTGGCGACCCGCCCGAACGGGCTCTGGGCACGGATCGCATCACCAGAGTCGCCCTCGAGCAGGCCAGCAGCCATGTCCGTGGCGATGAACCCCGGCGCGATGGACACCACGCCGATGCCGTGCGGAGCCAGCGCGACGGCCATCGACTGGCCGAAGGCGTGCAGACCTGCCTTGCTGGCGCCATAGGCGGGGATGTCCGGCTCCCCGCGATAGGCCCCGCGCGAGCCCACATTGACGACCCGCCCGGCGGGGTTGCCCTCAGCCGGCGGCACCTCCAACATGTGGCGCGCCACGCAGAAGGTGAGGTTGGCCGGCCCCATCAGGTTGGTCTCCAGCGTGGTCCGCCAGACGCGCACCCAGCTGTCGTAGTCGGTGTCGGTGATGCGGTGGTCGCCCCGCCTGCTCCCGCCGCCCTGCGGGTCGAGGAAGAGCGCGGCGTTGTTGACCAGCACGTCGATCCGACCCAGGATCTCGGCTGCACCGGCGGCCAGGGCCTGGGTCTCCTCGGGGGAGGAGAGGTCCGCCTGCTGTATGCCGTGCCCCTCACCCGGGAGGGAGTCGAGCACCTCACGGGCGCGGTCCTCGGCGCCGCGAAAATGGACCACGACCCGGTCGCCGCGCGCGGCGAAGGCTCTTGCCGTGGCCGCTCCGACGCCTCGTGATGCCCCGGTGACCAGAACGCCCCTGCCGCTGTGCTTGTCCATGGCGCCCAGCCTAGGGTGGGAATCCTGAGGCCGGGTTGCTCGTTGGACCCTGCGAGCACCCGTGGCGCGCCCGCGCCCCGCACGAACGGAGCCGACCATGGCACACGCTGCACGCCGACCCCTGCGTTGGGGCGCCCTGATGGGTGTTGCCTCCGCGATCCGATCCGCCAGCCGTCCGGGAGCGCCGGGTGTGGGGGAGCGCCTGGCCGCCCTCCCGCGGATGGTGCGCGCGATCATGACCAGGAAGTACAGCGGCGTCGACGGCTCCAAACTGCTGATGATGCTGGCCGCGGTCGGTTATGTCGTCAGCCCGATCGACCTGATGCCCGAGGCCATGCTGTTCATCGCCGGCCTCGGCGACGACGCCCTCGTCGTCGGCTGGCTCGCGGTGACGATCATCAACGCGACTGACGACTTCCTCGACTGGGAGCGCACCGGCGACTTCATCCCCGGTCAGGTCTACGACACGACCGGCCAGCAGCCCCCGCACTACGACGTCATCTGACGGCCACGCCGCGGCGACACTGGAGCACTGCCACGCCGCAGCGACAACGGAGCACTGACACGGGACGGGTGGCTGAGTCATCTCCTGACTCAGCCACCCGTGGTGTGTCCAGGCGTGTCTGAGGCGTAATTCGGTTGCCGTCGGACCCCGCTGACGCGCACCATTTAGAGTGGCGCCGATGAGTCGGGCGGCCAACGGTGGTCTGCACCGTGAGCATCACCCATCCCACCCATGACGGAGGAACCTCTATGTCTACGCGCACGCCTGCCGCGGCCGCGAACAGCCCCGCCGTGTCAGAGCGCACCCCCGCCGTCGTGATGTGGCTGGTGGCCGCAGCGTTCGTGGTGATCCTCAACGAGACGATCATGATGAACGCCATTCCCCAGCTGATGGTGGGGTTGGACATTGACGAGGCCGCAGCGCAGTGGCTGTCCACCGCGTTCCTGCTGACGATGGCCGCGGTCATCCCGGTGACCGGCTGGTTCCTGCAGCGGGTCAGCACCCGCGCCGCCTTCGCGACCGCGATGAGCGTCTTCATCATCGGCACGGCCCTGGCGACGATCGCCCCGACCTATCCGGTCCTGCTCGCCGCACGGATCATCCAGGCGTCCGGCACCGCGGTGATGATGCCGCTGCTGATGACGACCCTGATGACCGTCGTGCCGCAGTCGAACCGCGGCCGCGTCATGGGCAACGTCACGCTGGTGATGTCAGTGGCACCAGCCCTCGGGCCCGCCGTGTCGGGCCTGCTGCTGGGACTCGGCTCGTGGCGCTTCATGTTCCTCACCGTGCTGCCGATCGCCGTGGTCGTCACGATCCTGGCGCTGCGCAAGCTGCCCAATGTCGGGGAGCCGCAGCAGGTCAGCATCGACTGGCTCAGCGTGGTCGTGGCCGCGCTCGGCTTCGGTGGGCTGGTGTTCGGGCTGAGCCGGTTTGGTCAGGGCCTGGGTGCCCAGCCGTGGGTGATGGTCGGAGTCAGCGTGCTCGCCATCCTCGGCTTCGTGCTCCGTCAGTTGCACCTGCAGCGCCGGGGCAACCCGCTGCTGGACCTGCGCACCTTCCGCCGCCCGGTGTTCACCAAGGCCGTGGTGCTATTGTCCGTGTCCTTCATGGCGATGCTCGGCGCCATGATGCTGCTGCCGCTCTATCTGCAGCAGGCACGGGGCCTCTCCGCACTGGAGGCCGGTCTGATGGTGATGCCCGGTGGCATCGCGATGGGCCTGCTCGGCCCGCGCGTGGGCCACATCTTCGACCGGTTCGGCAGCCGTCTGCTGATCATCCCCGGCGCGGTGGGCATCGCGCTCGCGATGGGGTCGCTCACCCTGATCGACATCAACACGCCCTACTGGCAGATCCTGGTCGCCCACCTGGTCCTGATGATCAGCCTGGCCGGGGTGTTCACTCCGACGTTCACGCTGGGGCTGGGCGACGTGCCGGCGCATCTGTACTCCCACGCGAGCTCGCTGCTGGGCACTCTCCAGCAGGTGGCCGGGGCTCTCGGCACCGCGATCGTGATCACGATCATGACTGCCCAGGCCAACCGGCTGGTCGCTGGTGGCACCCCGCCGCTCGAGGCGACAGTCGAGGGCATGCGCTGGGGCTTTGTGTTCGGCGCAGTCATTGCGCTGGTCGTGGTCGGTCTGGTGCTGTTGATGCCCAACCGGCTGCCAGACAGTGAGCCGGAGGTGGAGTCTGCGGGGGAGCAGGAGGGTGAGCTCGCCGAGGAGATGCCGGACCTTGGTGTCGCGGAAGCCCTTCCCGTCCACGGGGATCCCCACTAGGGTGACCGTGGAGTTGCGCGGAGGCGGAGCAACTCCACGGCGTCCCGTGAGGCACGCGGGGGCGCATCCCGTGACCGCCTGACCAAAGAGGTGCCCGATGTCCGTTCCCCCTTCCCCGCACGACTCTCCAACCGGGAGCAATCCCTCCTCAGGCGCGGGCGGCCATGCTCCGCCACCGCCTCCCGGTGACTTCCAGCAACAGCCTCCGCAGGGTGGGCACCAGCCTCCGCCCCCGCCTCCGGGTGGCTACCAGCAACAGCCTCCGCAGGGTGGCTACCAGCAGCAGCCTCCGCCGCCCCAGGGTGGCTACCAGCAGCAGCCTCCGCAGGGTGGCTACCAGGCCGCGCCCGGTCCGCACTACGCTGCGGCAGGCGGCGGAGTTGGCCAGCCAGCCGAGCTGATGGACCGGTTTCTCGCCCGCCTCATCGACTACGTGATCCTGTTTGTCTTCAACATGCTCGTGATCGGCTTCCTGCTCATCAGCGTCATCATGGGCAGCTCCGCCGGCATGTTCGGCTTCGGCGGGGGCGGTTTCCTGTCGGGCGTGGTCAGCTCGGTGCTGTTCTCCGCTGTCTACCTGGGCTATTTCGCCTATCTGGAGTCCAGCCGCGGGCAGACCGTGGGCAAGATGCTCATGAAGCTGCAGACACGTGGCCCCGGCGGCGGCAAGCCGACCATGGAGCAGGCCGTGCGCCGCAACATCTGGGTCGCCCTGGGCATCCTCGGGGTCATCCCGTTCATCGGCGGGTTCATCGGTGGCCTGGCCCAGCTGGCAGCGGTGATCCTCATCGCGGTCGGCATCAGCGGTGACACCGCCGGCCGGCGCGGCTGGCACGACACGTTTGCCGGAGGCACGCAGGTCGTCAAGATCGGCTGAGCCACACCACGCTCGACGCACAGAACCGGCGGGCCATGGGCTCGCCGGTTCCGTGTCTGTCAGGCGTGCGAGACCGCTACGAGGATGCGGGTCAGGCGTACGAAACCTTTACGAAAATGCGGGTCAGGCGTGCGAGACCTCTATCAAAATGCGGGTGGGGCGTGCGAGACCTTTATTAATTTGCGCCGGTGGCCTCATCCTCCGCCTCGGCGGCGGCAGCAGCGCGCAGCTGCTTGTCCGTCGGTGCGCTGCGGCCCAGCTCGACCGGCAGCTCCGGGGCGTCCGATCCGAGCACGTGCTCGGTCAGGAAGCCGGAGACCACCTGATACCAGATCTTCGCGTGCTGAGGCGTGAGGATCCAGTGGTTCTCGTTGGGGAAATACAGGAAGCGGTGCACGGTTGATCCGTCATCAGCGGCGGGTCGACCGGAGTGGGCGAGCAGTTCATACCAGAGCCGCAGGCCCTCACCGATCGGGACGCGATAGTCCTTGTCGCCGTGGATCACCAGCACCGGAGTGACGATCTTGTCCACCGACAGGTGCGGGCTGTTGGCCTCGCCCATCTCGCGGGTCATCTCCCGCTGCCAGAAGAACGACGCGTCGGTCGTGGGACCGAACTGGTCCAGGGCCCAGAGTGAGGCGTGCGTGACGATCGCCTTGAACCGATCCGTGTGTCCCGCAACCCAGTTGGCCATGTAGCCACCGAACGACCCGCCCATTGCGGCCGTGCGGGTCTCGTCGATGTCATCGCGGGCCACCACGTGGTCGGTGATCGACATCAGGTCCTCATAAGGCGCCTTCCCCCACGAGCCCCAGCCGCGCTGGATGAAGTCCCGGCCATAGCCGGTGGACAGCGCGGGGTCCGGCATCAGCACGGCATAGCCCTGGGCGGTCAGCAGCCACGGGTTCCAGCGCCAGGTCCATGCGTTCCACGAGCCGAGCGGCCCGCCGTGGATCCAGAGCAGCAACGGGTGGGGCCCCTCGCCCTCGGGCAGGGCCAGCCAACCGCGCACCCGGGTGCCGTCGGCGGCCGTGGTCTCGACATCCTCCAGGCGACCGGGGATCTCCGGACGCTCGACCGGGCCGGGCAGCGGGGTTGCCTCGCCGGTGCCCAGGGCGATCGACACGACCTCGGCGGGGAAGAGATAACTGGACCGCACGGCATACGCCGTCGTGCCGTCGGGGGCGACGACGACCTCGCTGTAGGCCGAGTCGTCCGTCGTCACCTGGCGCACCGCCCCGGTGGCCACCTCGATCGAGAAGATGGGGGAGCGGCCGTTGTCGTCGGCGATGACCAGGACGTTCTGGCCGTCCGGCAGCCAGGCAGCAGGGCTGGCCCAACGGTCCCAGTCGGCCGCGAGCGGGCTCAGCTCACTGGAGGCCAGGTCCAGCACGTGCAGCTGCGGCGCCGGCGCCTGCTCGGGGGTGCTCTTGCGGTCGACGACGATGACGGCCCGGGTGCTGTCCGGGCTGATCAGCGCGCCATAGAACTCGTGGTCCGGCTCGTCGCACAGGACGGTCTGCTCGCCGGTGGCCAGGTCGATGCGCACCAGCTGGCTGCGCTGGTCGCCGCGAGCCTCGGGCACGGTCAGCGACACCAGCGCGAAGGTCCCGTCCGGGCTGACCACGGGGGCGCCGTCGCGCATCCGGGCGCCGACGCCCTCGCTGACCCGGCGCAGCTGCAGCGGGGCCACGTGGTCGGTCGTGGTGGGTCGCTTCGGCGTCTCGTCCGCAGCCGGCTCGGCCACGAACAGCTGCGGTGCGCTCGGCCCGAGGTCGGCATCCCAGTGCCGCACCGGATAGCCGTCGTGCAGGATCGCCTGCACGCCACCGTCCTTGCGCGCCTTGTGAATTGCGGCATGCGTCTTCTCATCGGTGGCGCCCGGCAGCTGGCTGGCCACGACCACGGTCACGTCGGCGTCGTGGGCGCACAGGACCTGGCCGACGCCACCGGGGCGGGACAGCACCACGCGGGCCTCACCGCCGCCGGCCGGGATCTCCCACAGGGCCGCCTCGGGAGTGTCCTCGTCGGCCTCCGGGTCGGGGCGGGCCGAGGTGAAATAGAGCGTGCCCGTGCTGCTGAACGCGGCGCCGGCCTCGCCCTTGGCGCTGCGGGTGATGCGGTATGCCGACTGCTCGCCCCGCGGGTCCAGCCCCCAGAGTGCGGTGGCATAGCCGGTGCCGGCCTTGGTGATGGTGGACACGGTGGTCACCAGACGCGTCCCGTCGGGGCTGAGTGCCAGGCCCCCGAGGCGCGGCATCGCGACATACTGGTCGAGGTCATGGAAAATCGTGGAAGACGTCTGTGGCTCCGAACTCATACGGTCTTTCCTATCACTGCGCGGCCCCACAAAGATCAACGGCGCCCGTGCTGACTGATGTGCGCTGGCTGATCGGCACGCCGTGGGGTGCCAGGTGACCCGCCCCAGAGGTGACGGGCACGGCATACTGAGGGGCCGGGGAATCTGTGGCGCACCCGCGGCGTTGTGCGTGTAGAAGATCTGAGGAGGACTTTCGTGATCGAGCCGAGTTCGCTGTACCGCCTGGAGACCGACTCCGCGAGGCAGCCGCTGCATGCCCCCCTGCTCCACGTCTCGCTGGAGGG contains the following coding sequences:
- a CDS encoding GNAT family N-acetyltransferase yields the protein MTGPSTRPLTAADEHLLRVATLGNLNWAEDRFTMRDVTDRPEFAHYTRLDQGRGDLGFVAEDGDRAVGVVWALFLPSDDGGFGFVDSLTPELSLWVHADDRGRGVGRHLLQSLKTEAARRGISGISLSVERGNVARHLYESEGFQAVPGRESDGVLVWTP
- a CDS encoding SigE family RNA polymerase sigma factor — translated: MREPDGFREFVVGRSPSLLRTAWMLTGDAAGAEDLLQTALARTWPHWSRVSQGHPEAYVRQVMVRTNASWKARFWTREKPTDLASASDGIQTDLYADADPSGSVTDRLVLAEALAQLPLRQRQAVVLRYFDDLPVAAVAEIMGCSAGTVKSQTAKGLARLREVIGQDVLVEEEL
- a CDS encoding SDR family NAD(P)-dependent oxidoreductase → MDKHSGRGVLVTGASRGVGAATARAFAARGDRVVVHFRGAEDRAREVLDSLPGEGHGIQQADLSSPEETQALAAGAAEILGRIDVLVNNAALFLDPQGGGSRRGDHRITDTDYDSWVRVWRTTLETNLMGPANLTFCVARHMLEVPPAEGNPAGRVVNVGSRGAYRGEPDIPAYGASKAGLHAFGQSMAVALAPHGIGVVSIAPGFIATDMAAGLLEGDSGDAIRAQSPFGRVATAPEVAAAICALAEPGAEWVSGAVVDFNGASHLR
- a CDS encoding YkvA family protein, which codes for MAHAARRPLRWGALMGVASAIRSASRPGAPGVGERLAALPRMVRAIMTRKYSGVDGSKLLMMLAAVGYVVSPIDLMPEAMLFIAGLGDDALVVGWLAVTIINATDDFLDWERTGDFIPGQVYDTTGQQPPHYDVI
- a CDS encoding MDR family MFS transporter yields the protein MSTRTPAAAANSPAVSERTPAVVMWLVAAAFVVILNETIMMNAIPQLMVGLDIDEAAAQWLSTAFLLTMAAVIPVTGWFLQRVSTRAAFATAMSVFIIGTALATIAPTYPVLLAARIIQASGTAVMMPLLMTTLMTVVPQSNRGRVMGNVTLVMSVAPALGPAVSGLLLGLGSWRFMFLTVLPIAVVVTILALRKLPNVGEPQQVSIDWLSVVVAALGFGGLVFGLSRFGQGLGAQPWVMVGVSVLAILGFVLRQLHLQRRGNPLLDLRTFRRPVFTKAVVLLSVSFMAMLGAMMLLPLYLQQARGLSALEAGLMVMPGGIAMGLLGPRVGHIFDRFGSRLLIIPGAVGIALAMGSLTLIDINTPYWQILVAHLVLMISLAGVFTPTFTLGLGDVPAHLYSHASSLLGTLQQVAGALGTAIVITIMTAQANRLVAGGTPPLEATVEGMRWGFVFGAVIALVVVGLVLLMPNRLPDSEPEVESAGEQEGELAEEMPDLGVAEALPVHGDPH
- a CDS encoding RDD family protein; the protein is MDRFLARLIDYVILFVFNMLVIGFLLISVIMGSSAGMFGFGGGGFLSGVVSSVLFSAVYLGYFAYLESSRGQTVGKMLMKLQTRGPGGGKPTMEQAVRRNIWVALGILGVIPFIGGFIGGLAQLAAVILIAVGISGDTAGRRGWHDTFAGGTQVVKIG
- a CDS encoding S9 family peptidase, which translates into the protein MSSEPQTSSTIFHDLDQYVAMPRLGGLALSPDGTRLVTTVSTITKAGTGYATALWGLDPRGEQSAYRITRSAKGEAGAAFSSTGTLYFTSARPDPEADEDTPEAALWEIPAGGGEARVVLSRPGGVGQVLCAHDADVTVVVASQLPGATDEKTHAAIHKARKDGGVQAILHDGYPVRHWDADLGPSAPQLFVAEPAADETPKRPTTTDHVAPLQLRRVSEGVGARMRDGAPVVSPDGTFALVSLTVPEARGDQRSQLVRIDLATGEQTVLCDEPDHEFYGALISPDSTRAVIVVDRKSTPEQAPAPQLHVLDLASSELSPLAADWDRWASPAAWLPDGQNVLVIADDNGRSPIFSIEVATGAVRQVTTDDSAYSEVVVAPDGTTAYAVRSSYLFPAEVVSIALGTGEATPLPGPVERPEIPGRLEDVETTAADGTRVRGWLALPEGEGPHPLLLWIHGGPLGSWNAWTWRWNPWLLTAQGYAVLMPDPALSTGYGRDFIQRGWGSWGKAPYEDLMSITDHVVARDDIDETRTAAMGGSFGGYMANWVAGHTDRFKAIVTHASLWALDQFGPTTDASFFWQREMTREMGEANSPHLSVDKIVTPVLVIHGDKDYRVPIGEGLRLWYELLAHSGRPAADDGSTVHRFLYFPNENHWILTPQHAKIWYQVVSGFLTEHVLGSDAPELPVELGRSAPTDKQLRAAAAAEAEDEATGAN